The genomic window TTCCCTTTTGCTGTCAAAGTTGAGTCAAAGTAGAGCATCGAGATCAGGCTTCCGCAATTAACTGATCAGCTCAGTTTCCTGCAAGAGGCAGCGAATACTGTTATGAAAAGATAGTTTCAATATGCTATTATTATGAAAAGATAGTTTCATAGAGTAGTTGATAACTGATTTCTTTCCGAGAGGTTGATAGCAATGGTATCCGAAGAAATAGCGAGAATCAAAGACGACTTGTCTCCAGCATACAAAAGGATAGCAACCTACATTCTCAAAGAATACTCGCAGGTGGGATTCATGTCCATTGAAGAACTCAGCTCTATGGCCGGCGCGAGCAAGGCAACTGTAGTCAGATTCTCTAGGCGTCTCGGTTTTTCGGGATTCAATGAACTGAAAAAGGCGATCCAGAGTGAACTTAGAAGAAGGCTATCGCCGTATGAAAAGATCGCGACTACTGATCTTGACAGAGCTCCTATCGAAAATCAACTGAAGTTGCTCGCTCAAAATGAGATTAACAATCTCAAGAACACCCTCTCCGGAATAGAAGAAGAGATTCATAAGTGGGTGGAGTCAATAAGGTTAGCCAGGAATATCTACTTCGGCGGATTTGGAGCCACAAAACACGTTGTCTCTCTGATGCAATACACTATATCAGTTCTACAGAAGAAGCCGACATGGCTTCTAACGGGATCGGTTTCTGACTTCTCGTTTAACATAAAGCTAATGGATAGTGCTGACGTTCTCATTGTCATGACCTTTCCTCCCTACTCGAAAGAGATAGAATACATGGTCGACTATGCAGACGAAAGGAAGGTCCGGACTCTCCTTGTCACGGATTCGATTGAGTGTCCTATCTATTCTAGAGCTTATTCAGTTATAGTGTGCGAGAACAACTCACTTCTGTTTGGGAATTCCTTCGTCGGACCCGTTGCAGTAGCGGAAATGATAGGGAACTTCATTATCCTGAGTGAGAAACAGACGGGTGTGGAGGAAATGAAAAAGCTATTTGAAGTGGAGGAAAGAGGATACAGAGCTATGGGAATGGAGGACCGGTAGAAATAGGTCTGGTGCAAGCAAAAAGCTTTATGAGTCTGCTTGAGTCTTAGGAAATTCGATGGAATCGAAGTGGGGAATTACTTTTTTTTTGCCATTCGTGGCTTTCTTATTCTTTGAGTTAACGAGGAATGTTCTCTTTTCTTTTAAGACCCAATTATCCATTTGGAGCGGGGTGTTGGCATGAAGACCATCATTGTACACGGCGGTACAGGAAGCTTCAAGAGTGACAAGGACTTCGATGAACACAGGAGAGGAGTAGAAGAAGCAGTCATACATGGGTACTCCATCCTTGAAGAAAGAAACAGCTCTGAAGAAGCCGTAATAGCCGCCGTGTCGAAGATGGAAGAGAATCCTACATTTAACTGCGGCAGGGGATCGGTACTTAACTACAATGGCCAGATTGAAATGGACGCCGCGATAATGGACAATAATCTGAATGCGGGAGCAGTTTCTGGGCTGAAAAGAGTACTCCATCCGATAGAAGTGGCTAGAGCTGTTATGGAACAGACGGATCATGTTTTGCTCGCAGGAGCCGAACTGGAGGAATTTGTTAAAGTACTGGAATTTCCCAGAGATGACGCCCTCGTTGTTCCTCACAGATATCAGCAGTGGAAGGCTGAACTAGAAAGAATTGAAAGAGGAGAAAAAACACGTTTCGGGAAAAGCATCTCGCTGGCCAGAAAAGCACAAGAGTACCACTCCACATGTGGGGCGGTTGCCATTGATGACCATGAAAGACTGGTTGCAGGGACGTCGACAGGCGGAATGTCAATGAAGAGTTTCGGAAGGGTCGGCGATACTCCCATTATCGGTGCAGGAACCTACGCGGACTCATTCGGTGCAGTCTCTGCAACGGGTCATGGAGAAAAGATTATGAAGCTCACTCTGAGCAGGCTGGTCGCCTTCTTCATGGAACAGTATCCCGCTCAAAAATCCGTCGACATCGCTCTAGAGAGAGCCAGATACTTCGACTGTGAGTGCGGCTTAATAGCAATCGATAGGTATGGAAATATCGGTATTGGACACACTTCAAAGGATATGTCATGGGCGTTCATAAAAGATGGTCATACGCCGGTAATCTTCTAAAAGCAGCTTTACTAATCTGCCAGCGAAAGTTCCTTACTTTGTGCCTTGAGTTTCTTAACTATCATCATTGCCAAGATTGCAGCAACGAAGAGAGTGAAGAAATCTGCAATCGTCTGCGCATAGATGACTCCGTTAAGTTCAAATAAGCGAGGCAACACAATAATCGCGGGGATTAAAAACAGTCCTTGCTTGGACATCGAAAGCAAACCCGCTGCGAAGCCCTTGCCTAAAGCCTGGAAAAGAACCGTGAAGGTTATGACAAAACCAAAGGACGGAAAAAAGATAGATACCGCTCTTAAGGCTCTTGAACCTACATCTATTACTTCGGGATCATTACTGAAAATGCTTACAATCGAGCCGGGAATAACCATACCAATGATGGCAAAAAAAGTCGCAAAAACTGTAGTGACAAGTATGGAGAACTTTAGCGCTTCAAAGACCCTTGAAAACTTCTTTGCGCCGTAGTTATAACCGGCGACCGGCTGAAAGGCTTGTCCATACCCAAAAAGAACCATCATCCCAAGCATCAATACTCTCATCGTGATCCCGACCGCGGCAACTGCATGATCTCCAAAGGCCCCTGCAGCATTGTTAAGAAGCGCAACCGAGAAACTTGATAAAAACTGACGCAAAAATGTTGGAAGCCCTATCTTGAAGATTTCCGAATATATATGAAGCGAGAATCTAAACAGTCTTATCGAAAGATTAGTAAAGCTCTTCTTACGGACGAAGTATTCGAGAATGATCACCGTAGACACTGACTGAGAGATTACTGTTGCTACAGCGGCTCCTTTTATTCCCATTCCAAAACCAAAGATGAATATCGGATCCAGAGCAACATTCAGTAGTGCTCCAGAGACCATTGCAACCATAAATCTCTGCGCGTTGCCCTCTGCTCTCACAAGATTATTCATCGTCATGTTCATCATGGTGAAGATCGATCCCATAATGATTATCATGGTATATTCTCTTGCGTATTCCATAATTGTCTCGGTCGCTCCAAAAGCAATTAATAGCGGGTCCAAATACATCAATCCGAGAAGAGCAAAGGCGATTCCTGTTGCCAGACTTGTAAACAGTGCCGTTGAAGCGGCCTTATCTGCCTGTTCCTTCTCGCCGGCTCCCAGTAAACGCGAAACATATGAAGCGGCTCCCACACCGTACGTCAGGCCAATTGCCCCTATAAGGTTAAATATGGGAAAGGCAACCGCAACTGCGCCCACAGCGCTTGTACCTATCCGCCCTATGAAGAATGTGTCAACTAAGTTATAGATGGCATTTGTAAGCATTGCAATAATCGAAGGAATCGAAAGACCTACCAGAAGTGAAGGGATCTTCATAGTCCCCATCGCCCTCGCTCTTTCTTCGGAACTTCTGAATCTCAAGCAAAACCCTCCATCTCAGAGACACCTGCTAACATAATACACTAATCTACGGCAGTTGTTAGGCGTGCAAAGAATGGATCGCTAACGAATTCTGTCTACAGGATTCTTCTTAAGTGTTCCCATCAACTTAGAAGCAAATGTACCCCTTCAGTTGCTCATTCGGGGTATATACTCTCGAAGCGATAGGAAGTGCATATATCGTCCTTACATAAAGCGATCGAACCGATAAGAGGCCTCATTGGCCCAAGGAGGAGATCACATGAGAAGAATGAAGGTATTATCAGTCTTTCTCTTGGTCTCACTAATACTGCTTGGTGGATCGGTCTTTTCCGAAGAACCGATAGACGAGATGTACGAACCTTTTAATGAAGAGACATTCGAAGAAGATTCCCTGAAAAGAGAAAACATGGAAGCGAGAGGATTCTACCCGGAAGGGGAAGAAGAAGTGCTCGAATTCTACAACTTCGCAGCAAATGTCCCCCCCTATCAAGGATAATCCGGATAATCTGGAAGCAGTTACTCTAGAAAACATGGAGGCGAGAGGCTTCTACAGAGAAGGAGAGGAAGAAGAGGAGAGTACAGCGTATTCATAAGCGCCTTTAACTCCGCTCCCGTAGATGATGTGAAAGTTGAAGCTATGAAGGTCTTCGCAAGCACCGTAAACACTCTCAGCGGAGGCGTCATTTACGTCAGGATCTTTCATACTAATAACCACAGTCCCGAAGAACTTCTTTCCGGTGCAATCAACGGAACGGAAGTAATGGCCTTTGGCTGCAGCCTGTGTACGATTGCCGACTTCCTGTTTCTTCCTGAACTCTCGATCTTCTCCGCCGCTTATCTCTTCGAGGACGTGGAGCACATGGACA from Mesotoga sp. UBA6090 includes these protein-coding regions:
- a CDS encoding MurR/RpiR family transcriptional regulator is translated as MVSEEIARIKDDLSPAYKRIATYILKEYSQVGFMSIEELSSMAGASKATVVRFSRRLGFSGFNELKKAIQSELRRRLSPYEKIATTDLDRAPIENQLKLLAQNEINNLKNTLSGIEEEIHKWVESIRLARNIYFGGFGATKHVVSLMQYTISVLQKKPTWLLTGSVSDFSFNIKLMDSADVLIVMTFPPYSKEIEYMVDYADERKVRTLLVTDSIECPIYSRAYSVIVCENNSLLFGNSFVGPVAVAEMIGNFIILSEKQTGVEEMKKLFEVEERGYRAMGMEDR
- a CDS encoding isoaspartyl peptidase/L-asparaginase family protein → MKTIIVHGGTGSFKSDKDFDEHRRGVEEAVIHGYSILEERNSSEEAVIAAVSKMEENPTFNCGRGSVLNYNGQIEMDAAIMDNNLNAGAVSGLKRVLHPIEVARAVMEQTDHVLLAGAELEEFVKVLEFPRDDALVVPHRYQQWKAELERIERGEKTRFGKSISLARKAQEYHSTCGAVAIDDHERLVAGTSTGGMSMKSFGRVGDTPIIGAGTYADSFGAVSATGHGEKIMKLTLSRLVAFFMEQYPAQKSVDIALERARYFDCECGLIAIDRYGNIGIGHTSKDMSWAFIKDGHTPVIF
- a CDS encoding MATE family efflux transporter, with protein sequence MRFRSSEERARAMGTMKIPSLLVGLSIPSIIAMLTNAIYNLVDTFFIGRIGTSAVGAVAVAFPIFNLIGAIGLTYGVGAASYVSRLLGAGEKEQADKAASTALFTSLATGIAFALLGLMYLDPLLIAFGATETIMEYAREYTMIIIMGSIFTMMNMTMNNLVRAEGNAQRFMVAMVSGALLNVALDPIFIFGFGMGIKGAAVATVISQSVSTVIILEYFVRKKSFTNLSIRLFRFSLHIYSEIFKIGLPTFLRQFLSSFSVALLNNAAGAFGDHAVAAVGITMRVLMLGMMVLFGYGQAFQPVAGYNYGAKKFSRVFEALKFSILVTTVFATFFAIIGMVIPGSIVSIFSNDPEVIDVGSRALRAVSIFFPSFGFVITFTVLFQALGKGFAAGLLSMSKQGLFLIPAIIVLPRLFELNGVIYAQTIADFFTLFVAAILAMMIVKKLKAQSKELSLAD